Proteins from a genomic interval of Bradyrhizobium sp. CCBAU 53340:
- a CDS encoding ABC transporter substrate-binding protein: MDKIKIAMAHRGAGVAPVFAALEGGYFRENGLEPELVFYHGHSNSLKALIAGEADFTNAVGAELLLANHRHGGDAVVLASAIACSAQQVAARPGITCREDLKGKRWGVTFRNDADECAIIMAFDRWGWTVGKDIEIVVVGNEGKRLDLLLDPSKVDVAIMHAPETYQAPKYGYHIVEDFGRLGVAFQNSCAASTRKFMLANLDVALRYVKAFCQAVHRFRSDAEFGIHVLRKYSGEEDIAILRPTWVLFARYMSDMMFPNLEGMRNASAILHRVGALPAPVAPELAVDQGPVIALEKDGFFDALMGASAVKP; this comes from the coding sequence CGGTCTTTGCGGCGCTCGAGGGCGGTTATTTCCGTGAGAACGGTCTCGAGCCGGAGCTCGTGTTCTATCACGGTCATTCGAATTCCCTGAAGGCGCTGATCGCGGGAGAGGCGGACTTCACCAACGCCGTCGGGGCCGAGCTCCTGCTCGCGAACCACCGCCATGGCGGTGATGCCGTGGTGTTGGCGTCCGCCATCGCGTGCAGTGCCCAGCAGGTGGCGGCTCGTCCGGGCATCACCTGCCGCGAGGACCTCAAGGGGAAGAGGTGGGGCGTCACCTTCCGCAACGATGCCGACGAATGCGCGATCATCATGGCGTTTGATCGCTGGGGCTGGACCGTCGGCAAGGACATCGAGATCGTCGTCGTGGGGAACGAAGGCAAGCGCCTCGATCTGCTGCTCGATCCGTCCAAGGTCGACGTGGCCATCATGCACGCGCCGGAGACGTATCAGGCGCCGAAATACGGCTACCACATCGTCGAGGATTTCGGCCGGCTCGGCGTCGCCTTTCAGAACAGCTGCGCCGCGAGCACGCGAAAGTTCATGCTGGCCAACCTCGATGTGGCCCTGCGCTATGTCAAAGCCTTCTGCCAGGCCGTGCATCGATTCCGGAGCGATGCCGAATTCGGCATTCACGTGCTGCGTAAATACAGTGGAGAGGAGGACATCGCGATCCTGCGGCCGACTTGGGTGCTGTTCGCCCGCTATATGAGCGACATGATGTTCCCGAACCTGGAGGGGATGCGGAATGCCTCGGCGATCCTGCACCGGGTCGGCGCCTTGCCGGCGCCAGTCGCACCGGAGCTCGCGGTCGATCAGGGGCCGGTGATCGCCCTGGAGAAGGACGGGTTCTTCGACGCGCTGATGGGCGCTTCCGCGGTGAAGCCGTAA
- a CDS encoding ABC transporter ATP-binding protein yields MADVLLRNVVKRYGSYQAVHGISLEIPDSKFVALVGPSGCGKTTTLRMIAGLEDVSAGEIRIGGRVVNDVAPKNRDIAMVFQSYALYPHMTVFQNMSFGLKMRGMSKAEIKRSVEDAARILDIHDLLGRRPKELSGGQKQRAAMGRAIVRNPKVFLFDEPLSNLDAKLRVQMRTEIKRVHQQVKTTTIYVTHDQIEAMTLADYVVVMNRGRIEQVGSPHELYHAPKTRFVAGFMGSPAMNFIPCSIEQNATALSIRLGDGTAFPVPENRSQRYRSSVGKPVIFGLRPEHITEVRSSDRGTYSEFDAILDVVEPMGTEAMVFFRLGEVVVTGRVDTGASVPEAGAKVRLAANMTHMHLIDPDTDQVL; encoded by the coding sequence ATGGCCGATGTACTTCTGCGCAACGTGGTGAAGCGATACGGCTCCTACCAAGCCGTGCACGGGATCAGTCTGGAGATTCCCGATTCCAAGTTCGTCGCCTTGGTCGGGCCCTCCGGCTGCGGCAAGACCACGACGCTGCGGATGATCGCCGGGCTCGAAGACGTCAGCGCCGGTGAGATCAGGATCGGCGGCAGGGTGGTGAACGACGTGGCACCGAAGAATCGTGATATCGCGATGGTCTTCCAGAGCTATGCGCTCTATCCGCACATGACCGTGTTCCAGAACATGTCGTTCGGCCTCAAGATGCGCGGCATGTCGAAAGCGGAGATCAAAAGAAGCGTCGAGGACGCGGCGCGCATCCTCGACATCCATGATCTCCTCGGCCGCCGTCCCAAGGAGCTCTCGGGTGGTCAGAAGCAGCGGGCCGCGATGGGTCGAGCGATCGTCCGCAACCCAAAGGTGTTCCTGTTCGATGAGCCGCTGTCCAATCTCGATGCCAAGCTCCGGGTGCAGATGCGGACCGAGATCAAGCGTGTTCATCAACAGGTCAAGACCACGACGATCTACGTCACTCACGACCAGATCGAGGCCATGACGCTTGCGGACTACGTGGTGGTGATGAACCGCGGGCGTATCGAACAGGTCGGATCGCCGCACGAGCTCTATCACGCGCCGAAGACGCGCTTCGTGGCGGGTTTCATGGGATCGCCGGCGATGAACTTCATCCCGTGCTCGATCGAGCAGAACGCAACGGCCTTGTCGATCCGCCTTGGAGACGGAACGGCGTTTCCCGTCCCCGAGAATCGCTCGCAGCGCTATCGGTCGTCGGTAGGAAAACCAGTGATCTTCGGTCTGCGTCCCGAACACATTACCGAGGTGCGGAGCTCCGACCGGGGAACCTATTCGGAGTTCGACGCGATCCTGGACGTGGTCGAGCCCATGGGGACGGAGGCCATGGTGTTCTTCAGGCTTGGCGAGGTCGTCGTCACCGGACGCGTTGATACCGGCGCGTCGGTGCCGGAGGCAGGCGCGAAAGTCCGGCTCGCGGCCAACATGACTCACATGCACCTGATCGATCCCGATACGGATCAGGTGCTATAG
- a CDS encoding NAD(P)-dependent oxidoreductase codes for MGAAIAKRLLEVGHEVHVWNRSPDKAEPLGKAGVTVAKTPSGLVAGVDTVITILTDAAAIAAVYDGAEGLLAGDAKGKLFIEMSTVQPVTEIALAEKIRAKGATMLECPVGGTVGPALTGKLLGVAGGSKEDFERAKPLLEQMCRRVDLVGPIGAGASMKLAINLPLGIFWLAFGEAYALCRHLNLDPAWLVELFADTSGGTNVLKARGSAVALALQSKPSGSATFDCDNIRKDFRTMVAEAKELGFGLPMAEQALAVFDQAAKAGWGGKDCTEIPAFWSTSHKA; via the coding sequence ATGGGCGCTGCGATCGCGAAGCGGTTGCTCGAGGTCGGGCATGAAGTCCATGTCTGGAACAGAAGCCCGGACAAGGCCGAGCCGCTCGGCAAGGCGGGCGTCACTGTCGCAAAGACGCCGAGCGGTTTGGTTGCGGGCGTTGATACCGTCATCACCATCCTGACCGACGCGGCCGCCATAGCGGCGGTCTACGACGGGGCAGAGGGCCTGCTCGCAGGCGATGCGAAAGGCAAGCTCTTCATCGAGATGAGCACAGTGCAACCGGTAACCGAGATAGCCCTCGCGGAAAAAATCCGGGCCAAGGGCGCAACCATGCTCGAGTGTCCCGTCGGCGGAACGGTCGGTCCGGCCCTGACCGGCAAATTGTTGGGCGTGGCGGGTGGCAGCAAGGAGGATTTCGAGCGCGCCAAGCCGCTCCTTGAGCAGATGTGCCGTCGGGTCGATCTGGTCGGGCCGATCGGGGCGGGGGCCAGCATGAAGCTCGCCATCAATCTTCCGCTCGGGATATTCTGGCTCGCCTTCGGCGAAGCCTATGCGCTGTGCCGTCATTTGAACCTCGATCCGGCATGGCTCGTAGAGCTGTTTGCGGATACATCGGGGGGAACGAATGTGTTGAAGGCGCGCGGTTCGGCGGTCGCCCTTGCCCTGCAATCTAAGCCCTCGGGATCCGCGACATTCGATTGCGACAACATCCGCAAGGATTTCCGCACCATGGTCGCTGAAGCGAAGGAGCTGGGATTCGGCTTGCCGATGGCCGAACAGGCGCTGGCCGTTTTCGATCAAGCCGCCAAGGCGGGATGGGGCGGCAAGGACTGCACAGAGATCCCGGCGTTCTGGTCCACCAGCCACAAGGCCTGA
- a CDS encoding NAD(P)-dependent oxidoreductase, translating to MITKSDRTVGLIGLGIMGYAMSKNLLAAGFTVVGYDISPRAIESFRANGGTAAGSVAEVGKAAGVLITSLPSAKALFDVVAELRTLDRRERVLAETSTFTLEDKSKAHLLLGEKGITMLDCPLSGSGSQALERDVLVYGSGERSAYDRCLPVFEGFSRAPHYLGPFGNGSKMKYVANLMVAVHTAVAGEAFALARKAGLDPAQTYAVVSDGAAGSRALAVRGQMLIEDNYETIRTMPLELWRKDMKVIADFAGSLACPTPMFSAAVPLFNAAVASGYGAQDTAAVAAVIEAMAGLPTPKK from the coding sequence GTGATAACCAAATCTGACAGGACCGTCGGCCTGATCGGGCTCGGGATCATGGGCTACGCGATGAGCAAGAACCTGCTCGCCGCGGGCTTCACGGTTGTCGGCTACGACATTTCTCCACGTGCAATCGAGTCCTTTCGCGCCAACGGCGGGACCGCCGCAGGATCAGTTGCCGAAGTTGGGAAAGCTGCCGGCGTGCTGATCACGTCGCTGCCGTCCGCCAAGGCGTTGTTCGACGTCGTCGCCGAGTTGCGCACGCTCGATCGGCGGGAACGCGTTCTTGCCGAGACCAGCACCTTCACCCTCGAGGACAAGTCGAAAGCCCACCTGCTGCTGGGTGAGAAGGGCATCACAATGCTGGATTGCCCGTTGTCAGGTTCCGGAAGTCAGGCGCTCGAACGTGACGTCCTCGTCTACGGCAGTGGCGAGCGAAGCGCCTACGATCGGTGCCTGCCGGTGTTCGAAGGGTTTTCGCGCGCGCCCCACTATCTCGGGCCGTTCGGCAACGGCTCAAAGATGAAATACGTCGCCAATCTGATGGTCGCTGTGCACACTGCAGTCGCCGGCGAGGCCTTCGCGTTGGCGCGCAAGGCCGGGCTCGATCCCGCGCAGACCTATGCGGTGGTCAGCGACGGTGCCGCCGGCTCGCGCGCGCTGGCGGTGCGCGGGCAGATGCTGATCGAAGACAACTATGAGACGATAAGGACCATGCCGCTCGAGCTCTGGCGCAAGGACATGAAGGTAATCGCCGATTTCGCCGGTTCGCTCGCCTGTCCGACGCCGATGTTTTCGGCGGCAGTCCCGCTGTTCAATGCGGCGGTGGCGTCGGGTTATGGCGCGCAGGACACCGCGGCCGTCGCGGCGGTTATCGAGGCGATGGCGGGCCTGCCGACCCCGAAGAAGTAA
- a CDS encoding amidohydrolase → MSGPEVPRIFGSYGPIRRDYPIDEFLADTAGCNVVKSVYVQTNWPPGKSYDEARWVQSVIDQHGWPHANVAHADLADPECEVLIERLAALPATRGIRQQLHWHQNLQYRFASRPDVMNDGVWRRGLSLLSKYNLLFELQVFADQMQDGAALARAFPETIFVLEHAGMPEDLSEDGWKKWRAGMSALAEQPNVNVKLSGLGTFVRGCRADLMTSIIRETVAIFGADRCLYGSNFPIEKLWTDYATLYGTFREAIDGLDPRQQRAILHDTAARLYRI, encoded by the coding sequence TTGTCAGGCCCCGAGGTGCCGCGCATTTTCGGGTCCTACGGACCGATACGGCGCGACTACCCGATTGACGAATTCCTGGCCGACACGGCTGGCTGCAATGTCGTCAAATCGGTCTACGTGCAGACCAACTGGCCGCCAGGCAAGAGCTACGATGAGGCGCGATGGGTCCAGTCGGTCATTGACCAGCATGGCTGGCCCCATGCAAATGTCGCGCACGCCGATCTGGCCGATCCCGAGTGTGAAGTGCTGATCGAGCGGCTGGCGGCGTTGCCGGCAACGCGCGGCATCCGCCAGCAGCTTCATTGGCATCAGAATCTGCAGTACCGGTTTGCATCGCGGCCCGATGTGATGAACGACGGAGTTTGGCGCCGGGGCCTGTCGCTTCTATCGAAGTACAATCTGCTCTTCGAACTGCAGGTCTTTGCCGACCAGATGCAGGACGGTGCAGCGCTGGCGCGTGCGTTTCCCGAGACAATCTTTGTCCTTGAGCATGCCGGGATGCCGGAAGATCTCTCGGAGGATGGATGGAAGAAATGGCGCGCGGGGATGTCGGCGCTTGCTGAGCAGCCGAACGTGAACGTCAAGCTGTCCGGATTGGGGACGTTCGTACGTGGGTGCCGCGCCGATTTGATGACTTCGATCATTCGCGAGACGGTTGCCATTTTCGGGGCAGACCGCTGTCTCTATGGCAGCAATTTCCCGATCGAGAAGCTCTGGACCGACTATGCGACGCTCTATGGGACATTTCGCGAGGCCATCGACGGTCTCGACCCCCGGCAGCAACGTGCGATCCTGCACGACACCGCCGCCCGCCTTTACCGGATCTGA
- a CDS encoding carboxymuconolactone decarboxylase family protein: MVDVSDLYERGLERRKRMLGATQVESRMATSGDFGAPLQTVINAYVYGDIWERKGLSDPMRSLVMLAITAAAGKTAEFLVHAQGARANGCTAEQVQDVLLLVAMYCGIPAAIETTRIAAEVFADAAPGGPTPKV; encoded by the coding sequence ATGGTTGACGTCAGCGATCTCTATGAGCGCGGCCTCGAACGCCGCAAGCGAATGCTCGGAGCAACCCAAGTCGAGTCTCGGATGGCCACGTCGGGAGACTTCGGAGCACCGCTGCAAACCGTCATCAACGCGTACGTCTACGGCGACATTTGGGAACGCAAGGGTTTGTCTGACCCGATGCGCAGCCTGGTGATGCTCGCCATCACGGCTGCCGCCGGCAAGACGGCCGAATTCCTCGTGCATGCACAAGGTGCGCGTGCGAACGGCTGTACGGCCGAGCAGGTGCAGGACGTCCTTCTGCTGGTGGCCATGTATTGCGGCATCCCCGCCGCGATAGAAACGACCCGGATCGCGGCGGAAGTGTTCGCGGACGCTGCGCCCGGGGGGCCGACACCGAAAGTGTAG
- a CDS encoding Gfo/Idh/MocA family protein, with translation MIKCAIVGLGRWGRSLVEAAGRGRRLKITHAVEPDAKRARDFCAMHGVMLAGSFEAVLADSGIEAVLLATPHSQHLAQTIAAAEAGKQVFCEKPLALRREDAAAMFGACHSAGVVLAVGHNRRFWPSLQALKAVVASGELGMILHIEGHNSNENSQMITTGWRLSPAESPGGGLTGAGLHVLDAFVSLVGPVRRIYARLSSRAAGPPPLDSAILAIDFTSGITGTLATVRATPFYWRVHVFGTHGSAEVLDDVTLVRRRSGTSPETITCPASDVLTDELVAFADAVEGRRPYPVPHDDVLATLAAFEAALQSMRTGQAVVIDAQL, from the coding sequence ATGATCAAATGTGCGATCGTCGGTCTCGGACGCTGGGGGCGAAGCCTGGTCGAGGCTGCGGGGCGCGGCCGCCGGCTGAAGATCACACATGCCGTCGAGCCCGATGCTAAACGCGCGCGAGACTTCTGCGCGATGCATGGCGTAATGCTCGCCGGGAGCTTCGAGGCGGTGCTCGCGGATTCCGGAATCGAGGCGGTGCTTCTGGCAACCCCACATTCCCAGCATCTTGCGCAGACGATTGCAGCGGCCGAGGCCGGGAAACAGGTTTTCTGCGAGAAGCCACTCGCGCTTCGCCGGGAGGATGCCGCAGCGATGTTCGGGGCCTGTCATTCTGCGGGCGTGGTGCTGGCCGTGGGCCACAACCGCCGCTTCTGGCCGTCCCTCCAGGCTCTGAAGGCTGTTGTTGCCAGTGGGGAACTCGGCATGATCCTTCACATCGAAGGTCACAACAGCAACGAGAACTCGCAAATGATCACCACGGGATGGCGGCTCTCTCCAGCGGAGTCCCCGGGCGGCGGCCTCACCGGCGCGGGCTTGCATGTGCTCGATGCGTTCGTCAGCCTGGTCGGACCGGTGCGGCGGATCTACGCCCGTCTCAGCTCCCGAGCGGCCGGCCCACCCCCGCTCGACAGTGCGATTCTTGCCATTGATTTCACCAGTGGCATCACGGGTACGCTTGCGACCGTTCGCGCCACACCGTTCTATTGGCGCGTTCACGTGTTCGGCACCCACGGCTCTGCGGAGGTGCTGGACGACGTCACATTGGTGAGACGTCGCTCGGGCACCAGCCCCGAGACGATCACATGTCCAGCCTCGGATGTGCTGACAGACGAGCTCGTCGCCTTCGCCGACGCAGTCGAGGGCAGGCGACCCTATCCCGTGCCACACGACGATGTCCTGGCGACGCTCGCTGCATTTGAAGCGGCATTGCAATCTATGCGCACGGGACAAGCAGTGGTTATCGATGCGCAACTGTGA
- a CDS encoding M20 family metallopeptidase, translating to MDQDALLARIDVSAALDLLSRMVQHKSYSKSDGEKQLAAYMAGRMREIGLETELSPFGNEGRVNAVGRWKGSGGGKNLMFNGHLDTNPVTEGWTVDPWAGKVDDAFIYGIGVSNMKAGDAAYFCAVKTLKDAGVKLKGDVILTYVVGELQGGVGTYSLVEQGLRADYFINSEPTDLKAMTMHAAAFMFIIELTGNTRHLSKREEAVDAITAACDLIPRLNAMKFSGALSPEHEGINRVHVGVIHGALGRELHEWRAPQVADFVRIKGSGRYASGQTEAGALADMRRELDALEARFPGLKAAVMSEDRAGVPTMPPFEVARTSPIVAAINRAYRSVRGEDQPTGAVAPSCFYGTDAGHLHYFGKMEGIVCGPGGRYNTMPDERVDIADYLDMIRIYMLAILEICG from the coding sequence ATGGATCAAGACGCACTTCTCGCCCGGATCGATGTGTCCGCCGCGCTCGACCTGCTGTCACGCATGGTGCAGCACAAGAGCTACTCTAAATCGGACGGCGAGAAGCAGCTTGCGGCCTACATGGCAGGCCGCATGCGCGAGATCGGCCTCGAGACCGAGCTCTCGCCCTTCGGCAATGAAGGCCGCGTCAATGCCGTCGGCCGCTGGAAAGGAAGCGGCGGAGGCAAGAACCTGATGTTCAACGGCCATCTCGACACCAATCCGGTGACGGAGGGGTGGACCGTCGATCCCTGGGCCGGCAAGGTCGACGACGCCTTCATCTACGGCATCGGCGTTTCCAACATGAAGGCCGGCGACGCCGCCTATTTCTGCGCGGTGAAGACGCTGAAGGACGCCGGCGTCAAACTTAAGGGCGACGTCATCCTCACCTACGTGGTTGGCGAACTGCAGGGCGGGGTCGGCACCTACTCGCTGGTCGAGCAGGGCCTTCGCGCCGACTATTTCATCAATTCGGAGCCGACCGACCTGAAGGCGATGACCATGCACGCCGCGGCGTTCATGTTCATCATCGAGCTGACCGGCAATACCCGCCACCTGTCCAAGCGCGAAGAGGCGGTCGACGCGATCACGGCAGCGTGCGATCTCATTCCGCGCCTCAATGCGATGAAATTCTCCGGTGCCCTCTCGCCCGAGCATGAGGGAATCAACCGCGTCCATGTCGGCGTCATCCACGGCGCGCTCGGCCGCGAGCTGCACGAATGGCGCGCACCACAGGTCGCGGATTTCGTGCGGATCAAGGGCTCGGGCCGCTACGCATCGGGCCAGACCGAGGCCGGCGCGCTCGCCGACATGCGCCGCGAGCTCGACGCGCTTGAGGCACGCTTTCCCGGTCTCAAGGCCGCGGTCATGTCGGAAGACCGCGCCGGCGTGCCGACCATGCCGCCGTTCGAGGTAGCCCGCACGAGCCCGATCGTCGCGGCGATCAACCGCGCTTATCGCTCCGTGCGTGGCGAAGACCAGCCGACGGGAGCCGTTGCGCCGAGCTGCTTCTACGGCACCGATGCTGGCCACCTGCACTATTTCGGCAAGATGGAGGGCATCGTCTGCGGCCCCGGCGGACGCTACAACACGATGCCCGACGAGCGGGTCGATATCGCCGACTACCTCGATATGATTCGCATCTACATGCTCGCCATCCTGGAGATCTGCGGTTGA
- a CDS encoding ABC transporter ATP-binding protein yields the protein MTPALTIKNYALDYMTAAGPVRVLQDVSLEVRPGEVLGLVGESGSGKSSLAWALMRHLPDNAREVRGSLHLGDIDLQRLSHRELTKIRGRRLGMVFQDPSTALNPTLTIGRQVTETLIQHRGLTQRQADALAIELLGHVELRDPAAIMRRYPHEISGGEKQRVIIATAFGCRPDVILFDEPTTALDVITGARILELFARLREETGVAALYISHDLALVTRVADRVAVLKRGHLVEQAPAAEIFRAPRHAETQILVQAVPRSERRLVHDKSSDEVLLSASGIEVHYGRAGLFGHAPPPATKSVGLEVRAGEILGLVGESGSGKSSMARALTGLARFSGKVCFDKRMITSARDMDATYRRDVQIIFQHPDASLNPRHKVGEILSRSLKLYGGNAAEISRLLEQVRLPASYAGRWPHQLSGGEKQRVAIARAFAARPKLVICDEITAPLDVSVQARIIELLLALRAVTGTAFLFITHDLNLIRQIAHRIGVMRQGEMVDLLPVEDFDADHVHPYTRELMAASPVPVG from the coding sequence GTGACCCCAGCGCTTACGATCAAGAATTATGCGCTCGACTACATGACCGCCGCCGGGCCGGTGCGCGTGCTGCAAGACGTTTCATTGGAGGTGAGGCCGGGCGAGGTGCTCGGACTCGTCGGAGAATCTGGCTCAGGCAAGAGCTCGCTCGCCTGGGCGCTGATGCGCCACCTGCCGGACAATGCTCGCGAGGTCAGGGGCTCGCTGCACCTCGGTGACATCGACCTCCAGCGCCTCAGCCATCGCGAACTGACCAAAATCCGCGGACGCCGGCTCGGCATGGTGTTCCAGGATCCATCGACCGCGCTCAACCCGACGCTCACCATCGGCCGGCAGGTCACGGAGACCCTGATCCAGCATCGCGGCCTCACGCAACGCCAGGCCGATGCGCTGGCCATCGAACTGCTCGGTCATGTCGAGCTGCGCGATCCCGCCGCGATCATGCGGCGCTATCCGCACGAGATTTCCGGCGGCGAAAAGCAGCGCGTCATCATCGCCACGGCGTTCGGCTGCCGGCCCGACGTCATCCTGTTCGACGAGCCGACCACGGCGCTCGACGTCATCACCGGCGCGCGCATCCTCGAGCTGTTTGCCCGGCTGCGCGAGGAGACGGGCGTTGCCGCGCTCTATATTTCCCACGATCTTGCGCTGGTGACGCGGGTCGCCGACCGGGTCGCGGTCCTCAAACGCGGCCATCTGGTGGAGCAGGCCCCGGCCGCCGAGATTTTTCGCGCGCCACGTCACGCCGAGACGCAAATCCTCGTGCAAGCCGTGCCGAGGTCGGAGCGACGCCTCGTTCACGACAAATCCAGCGACGAAGTTCTTCTCTCGGCCTCGGGCATCGAAGTCCATTACGGCCGCGCCGGCCTTTTCGGCCATGCGCCGCCACCGGCGACGAAGAGCGTCGGATTGGAGGTGCGGGCCGGAGAAATCCTCGGCCTCGTCGGCGAGTCCGGATCCGGCAAATCGTCGATGGCGCGGGCGCTCACCGGCCTTGCCCGCTTCTCGGGCAAAGTCTGCTTCGACAAGCGGATGATAACTAGCGCGCGTGATATGGACGCGACCTATCGCCGCGATGTGCAGATCATCTTCCAGCATCCGGATGCCTCGCTCAATCCGCGCCACAAGGTCGGCGAAATCCTCTCCCGTTCCCTGAAGCTCTATGGCGGCAACGCCGCCGAGATCTCCCGCCTGCTCGAGCAGGTCCGCCTGCCGGCATCCTACGCCGGACGCTGGCCCCACCAGCTTTCGGGCGGCGAGAAGCAGCGTGTCGCCATCGCGCGGGCCTTTGCCGCACGGCCGAAGCTCGTGATCTGCGACGAAATCACTGCGCCGTTGGATGTCTCCGTGCAGGCGCGGATCATCGAGTTGCTGCTGGCGCTGCGTGCGGTGACCGGAACCGCCTTTCTGTTCATCACCCACGATCTCAACCTCATCCGGCAAATCGCTCACCGCATCGGCGTGATGCGCCAAGGCGAAATGGTCGACCTGTTGCCGGTCGAGGATTTCGACGCAGACCACGTTCATCCCTACACCCGCGAACTGATGGCCGCTTCCCCCGTACCGGTCGGTTGA
- a CDS encoding ABC transporter permease — MTELFIRLIRRPQGFVGVALLALIALACLFGPALAPYAPEKIDFIGRFRAPGWHNWLGADQFGRDILSRLMVGARSTVPMALIATLAGSAAGAIIGIGSAYLGGRTDEAIMRTNDAVMAIPGLLMALLLVSTLGNGAGNAVVAIALAFAPGMARVTRSVALNVRNQDYVKAAIARGEGAAWIIFREMLPNVMAPIVIESTIRVSFAVMLFATLSFLGVGAQPPASEWGLMVADARQYMYQAPWGLIAPSVAIALTAIAFNLLGDGLRDALNPKDER; from the coding sequence ATGACTGAGCTGTTCATCCGCCTGATCCGGAGGCCGCAGGGTTTTGTCGGCGTCGCTCTCCTGGCCCTTATTGCCCTCGCCTGCCTGTTCGGACCGGCGCTGGCACCGTATGCGCCGGAGAAGATCGATTTCATTGGGCGGTTTCGCGCGCCAGGCTGGCATAACTGGCTCGGCGCGGATCAATTTGGCCGCGACATCCTGAGCCGCCTGATGGTCGGTGCGCGTTCAACCGTTCCGATGGCTCTCATCGCAACTCTGGCCGGCAGCGCAGCCGGCGCGATCATCGGTATCGGCTCGGCCTATCTCGGCGGTCGAACCGACGAGGCCATCATGCGTACCAACGACGCCGTGATGGCGATCCCGGGTCTCCTGATGGCTCTGTTGCTGGTCTCGACGCTCGGCAACGGCGCCGGAAACGCTGTCGTCGCCATCGCGCTGGCCTTTGCACCCGGCATGGCGCGCGTGACGCGCTCGGTCGCGCTCAACGTGCGCAACCAGGATTACGTCAAGGCGGCCATCGCGCGTGGCGAGGGTGCGGCGTGGATCATCTTCCGCGAGATGCTACCCAATGTGATGGCGCCGATCGTGATCGAATCCACCATTCGCGTGTCCTTTGCCGTCATGCTGTTCGCAACGCTCAGCTTCCTCGGCGTCGGCGCGCAGCCACCTGCATCCGAATGGGGGCTCATGGTGGCAGACGCCCGGCAATACATGTATCAGGCGCCGTGGGGATTGATCGCGCCGTCGGTCGCGATCGCGCTCACCGCCATTGCCTTCAACCTCCTCGGCGACGGCCTTCGCGACGCCCTCAATCCGAAGGATGAGCGGTGA
- a CDS encoding ABC transporter permease: protein MSFTWFARRLMLMVYTVIVVSMLVFVITQVLPADAAQSLLGENATPEMLAALRAKLGLGDPAWQQYLRWAGHVFSGDFGISMRTSQPVGPDMLAALSRSLLLAVSSILVTLAVAVPLGVVSALRQGRPTDTGVSLIAYLGVSLPEFVTATLLALLLADTLHWLPATGYVSLLENLGDGLHHLALPVLTISVILIAHVMRMMRSETLDVLKSDYIRAARLKGLPERTVLFRHALRNALLPVVTIIALDVGYLLGGIIVIEEIFAIPGIGRALMVAITTRDLPSIQAGALIMATTYAVTNTLADMAYALLDRRIRYD, encoded by the coding sequence GTGTCGTTCACCTGGTTCGCGCGCCGGCTGATGCTGATGGTCTACACCGTCATCGTCGTCTCGATGCTGGTGTTCGTCATTACGCAGGTCCTGCCGGCCGACGCGGCCCAGTCGCTGCTCGGTGAGAACGCGACGCCCGAAATGCTGGCCGCGCTCAGGGCAAAGCTTGGGCTCGGCGATCCCGCCTGGCAGCAATATCTGCGTTGGGCCGGCCACGTCTTCAGCGGCGATTTCGGCATCTCGATGCGGACGAGCCAGCCGGTCGGCCCGGACATGCTGGCGGCGTTGTCGCGTTCGCTGCTGCTCGCGGTGTCGTCCATCCTCGTTACGCTCGCCGTCGCCGTGCCGCTCGGCGTGGTGTCGGCGCTGCGGCAAGGCAGGCCTACCGACACTGGCGTGAGCCTGATCGCCTATCTCGGTGTCTCGCTGCCCGAATTCGTCACCGCGACGCTGCTCGCACTCCTGCTGGCCGACACGCTGCATTGGCTGCCGGCAACCGGCTACGTTTCACTGCTGGAAAATTTGGGCGACGGCCTCCATCATCTGGCGCTGCCGGTCCTGACCATTTCGGTGATCCTCATTGCCCACGTCATGCGCATGATGCGCTCCGAGACGCTCGACGTGCTGAAGTCGGACTACATCCGCGCCGCGCGGCTAAAGGGCCTGCCGGAACGCACCGTGCTGTTTCGCCATGCCCTGCGTAACGCATTGCTGCCGGTGGTCACAATCATCGCGCTGGACGTCGGCTATCTGCTCGGCGGCATCATCGTGATCGAGGAGATTTTCGCCATTCCCGGCATCGGACGTGCGCTGATGGTCGCCATCACCACGCGCGACCTGCCGTCGATCCAGGCCGGCGCGTTGATCATGGCAACCACCTATGCCGTCACCAACACGCTTGCTGACATGGCGTACGCCCTTCTCGACCGGCGGATCCGCTATGACTGA